The genomic window acaagtcactttaccctgtttgcctcaggtgcctcatttgtaaaatgactgtgacaaggaaatggtaaaccctcCCATAACtatcaaaaaaccccaaaatggggtaaAAAAGAAGCAGACACAACCATAAAATGAGTTTGCTAAACCCTCAGATATTCTGCAGGTAGGTCACTCCTCCACTCAACAAATTCCAATGGCTCCTTAttgcctttaggatcaaatatcgCAGGGTCCCAGAATCTGAGAGTCGGAAGAGCCCTCTGAGGCCAAGTTGTCCATCTAAACTTTGTGCTTTGCTTCCTAAGCCCTTCCCAATCCAGTTTCAACTTCCGATCCCCATTATGGATTAGTTCCCTTTCTTGCTGTCCTCATATACAAGAAAGTATCTATTCTCAATGCCTTAGAATTGGCTAGAACTctgcattttcttcctttctatctcatGAGGCCCCATTTCCTGCAAAACTCAGCTTACATcgtaccttctacatgaagcttttccaGATCATTCCTCATCTGctaatgtatttgtatatattcatatatgtccATGTCGTCTCCCCtcttagactgtaagttccttgaggacagtgactttttctttgtatccaaaCATAGCAGGTACTGAACAAATGCTTGTTTTGAGTTGATTTTCAtccactgtttgctgcccttccaAGCTGTATGTTGTTTGCAAATTAGATCATATGTCGTTTATGCCTTCAGCCAAGTCACAAATAGAAATAGCACAAATTCCTAGGGCAGCATTGGGGAAGGATTGGCACCTGTCAGGGGCCAGCAccagggagctgctctgttcccctcttcccagccccCCAGGACATTTTTTGCAGCCCCACTCCTCTGTCCGGTGGCCCCAAGTGAGCATTTCTTCCCTCTACTCTCTTGGGTAATGTGGGGAGGCCCACAAGCAACTTGAAATTGCAGTTTGGGCAGGAGAACTCAAAAACCTTCACCAACACTGTCCTAGGGTCCTCCACTGAAGACCTCTTTCCAGGCGAATCCAGGAAAACTCATTATCATCCTTCTGGTGTGGTCATACAGCCTGTTCTGCAAACACTTGTGTCACCTAGCCCTCATCTCTTCATCTAATCAATTCAACGTGGGAGACCCGTCAAATCTTGCCCAAATCTTGGTAAACATCACCATCACATTTCTCAGATCTTTACATAAAATAACCCTTTCACTCGAGGAAGTGAGGATATGCCGGGTATGACGTCTGGAGGAAGCCGCCAGGCCCATCAACACCATTTCCTCTTTGGGATGTTTATTAACAACCCTTGAATAAGACAATGGAATTCTGACTCAAGTTAAAGTCAATCTTCTGGCCTATAGTCTATAcacttccattttctcctctttgttGAAAATTGggattatcagttctttctccagttctCTTCCCATCTTCTGTTCTCCACGACGTTTCACAGATCACTGTTCCCAGAATTGACATTTACTGTACAGCTTATGATTCTTTCAGTGTTCTAAGATATTGTTCATCTGGGCCCAGTGACTTGGAGCTCATCAAAGGCTCTCAACTCATCTTGGATTTCTACTCCATTAGCCAATTACACTCTCCTTTCCGATTCAAGATCATTCTCTTCGATGGGACAAATGGAATTTAAGAAAGAATTgtgtattttaaagcatttttcatgtaTCATCATCAGTCTCTTCGCAACCAGCCATGACAGGATTATTCCTTCCTGGGtccccctctttcccccctctagACAGAACCCATCTCCACTGTCTTCAGCATTTATTGCCTGTCTCAGCTCAATCTGAACTTTAATACTACAGATTCTCAGAGGATTGTGTAACGCTTTTATATTCAATCCTAGTTATCTGCTCTTGCTTCTATCTTCTACCAATTACCATTATCTTTAGGAAACCTAAataggttgccatttcctttaaaaatccacACCTAGTTGCCcgattctctcttttcttcttgtcCGAATCAATTTCCTTTGTATcgtcagaatttcatttttaggaGCCTAACCCTCCTTCCTGGGCCAACTAGAGAGGTTTATGCAATGAGACGTTCTCTATCCTTTGcctgaacattatttttttaaacccttactgtcttagttacaactctaagacagaaggacaagggctaggcaaacggagttaagtgacttgttcagggtcacacaactaggaagtgtctgaggccacatttgaatccaggtcctcctggctctcaacctggtgctctatccactacgccacctggctgcctcttgTCTGAACAATTTTCAATCTGCTCTCTACAAATCTAGAGCTTTAGACTAGGCCGGGCTTTCTTCTCTGCTATTACAAAGATGGAATGGTgacttcccctctcccctcccccaaattgcCATCTTTCCTGCCCTGGACAACACTTCCCCTGTTGCAGCAAACCCTCTGACGTTATGGGCCTCTCACACATGCTTGGTTTTGGCCTGAGCACTTGACAGGCAGAGGCCCAGGCAAAGACATCCCTGagcccctcttccctcctcctggcTTCTTGGAGGACCTGGAAGGATGGCCGGTGTCAGCTCCGTCTCAGTCTGCCCTCTGTAGGCACAGGGCAGCTCTCTCtccatgtgaggaaactgaggccaggcaTTCTTAAGCCTTCCGTGGTCAGACCTGGCGGCTGGGCCTGTATCTATGGGGAAGCTTTCTGGGTCATTTTGACAAGCCTCCCTTTGGCCGTCAGTGCCGCACGCCCCTTGGTTGGCCCTGTGGCCGCCTCACCAGCAGCACGATCGCTGTTGCCGAAGCCCCTGGGCCTCCTGCTTCCAAGCCTGTGCCCCAGCAGGCTTCCTGAAAGGTCGTGGCTAAGGAGTCGGGACCTCTCAGCCCATGCCGGCAGTTGGGCGTCACTCACTCTGACTGTGCCCAGAGCCTGGAGCCTCATCACATCCCTGGGCAGCATCTGGGCCTGACAAGATCCTCTGCCTTGGCTCCAGCCCCAAACCTGTCCCCTAAAGACTTCCTCCTCAGACTCTTTAGAGGTCACGTCTTACTTTACAcaccaggaaactgaggcccagaagaggTAACTTGCTTGCCTAAGAgtaaaaatctttcattttgctgagaaggaaagtggggttCAGCTAAAAAACAGTCACACAGTTCAaaggtggcagagccaggattccagGCCTTGGACCCCTAAGCTGGGGCTTTCTTTTGGCTCATCTCACGCCTTGGGGCCCATGGGCACAAGAGCTGAGTGATCCAGGAATTGCTCTCTTCCCAGACCTCACCATTCCTACCTCCAGACTTTTGCCTCATCTGTGCCTGGCTCCCTTTCAGGCTGCATGGGTGCCCCTTCCTCCCTCCGGGGGCCTTTCTGCATTCTCTAGAATTACCTTGGTTTTGCTGCCCTGGCCCTCCTTGCTTCTTCCCCCCAGAAGGGTCCTTTTGGGGGACTGCATGGTGGgctgcttccttctctctctctttccaccccAGCACTCCCCTCCCTCAGGCCCCACAGAGCAGAACCAGCAGCCTCCCATCACCAGTTGAGACAAGCCTCTTCCTTTTCTGGGGCCTTGTTCTGAGGCTGAGCCCCAGGGCTCTGGGGCCCCATCATGGACCCCTGCCCACCCTACCCTGGGAGGGCGCCGAGAGTTACCCACTTTCTGGTGCCAGGCTGGTAGGTCTGGGGCCTTGGGGGTCAGCCTCCTGTGTCTGCATGCTCTCCATGGCCCCCCAGGAGAGGAGGGGAACTGCCAGGCCCAGGGTCAGAGGACAGCCTCGGTTTCCCTGCAGAGCAGAGGCCAGCCCTGAGCCCAGGCCCACACCCAGCCAGCACCCCATCTTCCATCTTAATTATGGCCTGCCTGCCTTAATTAAGGCCTGATGGAGCCTGTTCTCCCTGGTCGGCCAGGGGCCTCCGGGCCTGGGCTGGGCCCCCGGGCCTGGGCTGGGCCCCCCTCTCCCACCCTGTCTGGGGATGGGCAgaggtgctgctgctgctgcaaggCCCTGGGgactccttccccacccccaccccacccggACTCCTTCTCCAGGGGCTGGGAGGGGGCAGCACCTTCTTCCTGAGGTCTCCTGGCCGGGCTGGGGGCTACCCCTAGGAGTCCCTGGGCTCTCTGCCCCGTTTGGGCCCGTTTCCCACAAGGCCTGACAATTGGGGCGGCTGTCTGACCAGATCTGGGGCCGGACAGGATGGGGGGCCTCAGCAACGCCTTTTGGGGCCCTTTACCACAGGGCTGGAGGCCTTTCTGGGGCTCAGGAGCCTGGGGGAGGATTCGAGGCCCTTCGTCACAGGGCGTGGGGTCCCCTCTCTCACAGGCCGCCAGTCCCCTCTGGCCCCGCCAGTCTTGGGGTCCCTGGGGGGCTCCACCCCTCACCCTGCCGCCCAGCTGGGGCTGCAACAACTAGCGGGAAGCTGGGGTCGAGACAGAGCATGGGAGGGGAAAGCGGGGACCTTTTCCCGCCAGAATCAGCAGACCTGGGGCGTCGAAGGAGGCGGCCGCGTGTGCGCATGCGCCCCTGGTCTAcctgccctccccctccccagggcGCCCCCTCGAGGCAGGGCGCAGGCGCAGGCACACCAGAGCACAGCGACCGTTGCCCAGTGTGCGCATGCGTGGTGGCCCTGCTTACGGCTGCGCAAAGAccctcctctttctctgctccagtcctggagaagagaggggaaagaagtggctgaggccctATGGGACCACCGTCTTCCCCTCCCCAAACAAGGGTCTTCATCTTGCTTGGTTCTAAGCCTTTCCAGGAATTCTCTAGAAAGTGGCAGGAAATGGAAGAGGAGACTTGGCTGCCCCAGGGCAGGAAGAGACTTACGGGCTCTCACCCACCCAGTGTGCCACGATCCAGCACCGTTCGAGCGCTGCCCATGTCCGTGAATAGAAgaagccccccctcccccagggtcCCCCTCCTCTTACCACCGCCAGCCCCCAGGGCCATTGACAATGTAACAATGCCCCAAGGGCCCCCGTGCCCCCCTTCACAAACAGCTCCACACCTCCCGGTGCGGCTCTGATTTCCGGGGCGCCCTTGGAGGAAAGCTTTCCAAGGCTCCTACGACAACTGGCCCTGCCCTCCTTTGGGGGCTCCCCAACCAGGGGCAAGTCCCTAGAAACACGGAGCAGCCGGCTCTTTCCTCCGCTTCTGCTTGCACTGGCCATCTGAAATTTGGGGAAGGAAGCCGGCAGTATGGGGGGGACCCGGAACCCCCGGGGCCAGCCTCCCAGAGCATCCAAAGGTCTAAGCAGCACATTGAAGGGGTGGTGGGCTCGCCGCAGGGCAAGCTTTCTCCCCGAGATTCCCCGCTGGGCCTCGTAGATCAGAGGCTTATCGGACTGGATCAAAACTAGGACGAGGGTGGGAAGGCTGGGAAGACCCCCTTCGGAGCTCACGTGTTTTCATCCTGGAATCCATGTATTTAGCCAGTATGGGCTAAATgaaagggggcggggggggggcgcGGTGCGGAGGAGCAGAACTCTAGGGTCATGTGTCAAGAAATGTATGAGTGTTATAGGAATATCCCCACGTACTGCGCCACTTGGCGCTAGGAGAGGCTGCGAAGGCGAGCGGACTAGGAACTTTCTGCACCCCCATCGTTGGGCGTTGTTGAAGCGAGCTTTGAGCACCACCTAGTGGTTGGGCCAGCTATGGCACCCCGAGTGGCTCAAACCGCACCCTGAACTGCCTGTTGGGGAACTCCCAACCGATCGGGTGAAGGGGCAAATGTGCTTCCCAGGGCCTGGAAACTGGCGAGCCTCTGAAGGTGACAGCGAGAGGTTAGGCCTAGGGTGGGCCAGAGGAGAGACTGCAGATAACTCCCACTTCTAAAGTGTTGTAAGATGTGCAAAGCCCATTCTGCAGTTCCCTTGTGAGACAAGCAATATATACCCCCAACTAGGGGAGCATCCACGCTGTGTGCCCCCGGGGAGAGAGAAGCATCCGTCTGGAGGCAAATGGTCTCACCTTTGGGCACTTTCCGACCCGGCCTGACATCTAGTCCAGTGAATTCGCCAGCAGACCCAGGTGCTCCAAAGAACGGGGCCTTGGATGCTGGGGAGGGGGGCGCCTTGGCTGGCTTTTATCTGGCCCTCCTTAGGTAGGCTTCTTACAAAGCCTGCTTTGTCAAGGAGAGGCTTTCTAACCACTGCACTGCAGATGGGAGAGGTGGCAGCGGGGCCTCGCGAACTGAACTACAAGGCAACAGATGGTAATGTCGAGCCCAGAAGAGTGGGACAGCATCCTTGGAGGACATGGGAGCTGAGAGTGGCCCTGGCTGCAAGGGCTCCCGAGGTATGCGCCCTTTCCCCTACAGTCCCTCATTCCCTTCATGGGCTCCGTCTGTTTGCCTTCACCAGTAGTGGGACAGTGGCTCCTACCTGCAGTTTCATCAGTATTTTATTTGGAAGCCAAAAGGAACATGTCAGGAGGGAGGCAGATGAGCTGTGGATGTCGTGACTTACAGAGCAGCTCTACTTTTCTGGAGAGCGGAAGGAGTTTCATAAAACCTACAGCTGGTTTTGGGGCATCTGGCTAGTGCAAGACTCTCGTCTCATTTTATCAGTGGGGAAACGGACTCAGAAACAACTTGCTCACGGCTTTGGAGGTGAGAGCTCACCCAAGTTTCTGGATTCCAATCCAGGAACTCGCTTTTTCCTCTGCTTCAGGCCATGGCGGtgcaagaggagagaagagaggggagaggaaagagacaggGCCTCGGCGTCACAGAGCCTGGCTGGAGAGGACAGCCTTGATGCTGTTTTCATTGAAGATAGAACTTTATTTATTTCCAATGGTCTGATATGCAGGCATTCATACCTATCTCCCCTACTACTGCCTTCAGCCTGCCACTTTGCCAAACCCCAGGGCCTAGAGCTTCCTGGGGGGTTTTAGGAGGTAGAAAAAATGGGCCCTTCGGGGGTGGAAGCGGAAGGGGGCTTCCTCGTGGGCTCCCTCCCGAAGCCCATCCCGGATAGCTTGAAGCCGATGACGCTTCTCACTGAGCCAGCCGCTCCCAGGCTGGCTCTCAACCTGGCCCATCCGATGGGGCAACTTGATAATCCAGAAAGACACTCTGGGCTGGGTTTCAGCACGGAAGCTGCTCAGTCCACTGCTGGGGAGAGCCTGGGGTagttcattttcctcatcctcaGGTGCCTAGAATCACAGAACCCCAACGTCTCTGAGCTGAAAGGGATTTCTCCACCCAAACGGGAATCCCCCAAGACATCATCTCTTGAAAAGTGGACCCTGAGAGCCTTTGCTTGAATACTGCTGTGGCCAGCTCCGAGGTCCTCCGCCCTATGTCTGCCACCAACGGAGGCCGTGCATTCAGAGTTGTAGCAAGGTCTGGCCTCCCTCCGTCCTTCCACAGGAAGAGggctcttccctctttcccttcactccctccctgtTTCATTCcattcccccactcccacccGATGGCCAGGGAGCCTGAGGCACGGACAAAAGGAGGGCAGGCAGCTCTCTTGGTCCTGTCCCTAGTGCTAGAGGACAaagtgcctcattttcctcctcctccttccttggAAGCTCCAAGGGACTTCCTGAGCATCCTTCCCAACACGGACATTTACTGGGCAGTAAGAGCATCTCTGACCTTCCAGTTATCCTCGGAGTTCCCTTCCGAAGGCCCAATTGCAGCTACtaccttttctgaaatcatcacaTCTCCGGTCTGATTGTCAGTCacctgtgtgtgtatatgtatggggTGGGGGGGCGAAAGCGGATTCTCTCCTTACCAACCGTATCTGCCCGGCCCCACATGGTGTTCGCAGCTGCCATGACGGTCTTTGGAGTGGACCGAGGTTGGTGGAAGAGGGACTAGGCCGGAGGCGCggccagggcagggcagggcggTGGAGGAGGGCAGGGGGACTGACCTTGTCTATCTGGTGGTGACTGTACACAGTGCTGTTACCCAAGTGGCCTTGTTTCTGGTCCTCTTTGTGGTAATTGGAGGGGAGGCTTCGTAGGTCCAAGGAAGGTGTCAACGTGTCCATGCCTCGAAGCAGATCCTCCTGGGGGCGCCCCAGCCAAGAGGAAGGGAAGTGTGAAGTGGGGAGAGCCCAGAAAGGAACATGGGCCAACGGGTCGGGCCAGCCCTTGTCAGGagtttccctctccctccaaagCTCCAGCTTTCCCCCATGGATCCTGCCAGGCCTCcatcttccccttcttctccGTCCTCCTGTCTTGGTTGGCCGCCTTTGTACCTCCTCCCTCACCCTTGTCTTCCTGCCCTTTACCAGGTCCTTGTACCCTCTCCTCCCTGGCCGAGTCTCCCTGTCCGTTCCTTCTGCATCCCCAGCCCTCGGGCCCCTGCCTGCTGGGAACCgccttctccccccctccccccctcccccgtcACCGCCGGAGGAAGCattgccgcccccccccccccccccccccccccccgcctcccgGCGTCCTCCGCGTCCCCCAGCCTTTCTTCCGCTCACCCGAAAGAGGAGGCGGTTGAGGCTACGGAAAAGACTGTGGATGCCCAGCAGCCCCATGGGGCCCAACTCCGGACCCTCAGAAGTGTCGGGCCCCCCGACGGAGTGGCTGTGCCCGCGGGCATGCTCGAGGATAGAGACGGGTGCAGCTTGGTCCTCGGGGGTAGcggccaggagcaggagcagcaTCAGCAGGGGCTGGGGCCACATGGCGGGGCGGGGCCTTGGAGGGGACGGAGAGGGGCGGAGGTCAGAAGCCCTGCCCCAGGCCCGGCCTAGAGCCCGCCCTCCTCCCGCAGCCGCCGAGCTCGGACCTCACCTGTGCGACACCCCACAGACCCTGGCTGCCGACCGGGAGAATCCACCCCCACTCCACGCACAACCGCCCGGTCCCGTGCCCCGCCACGCCCCCTCCGCTGTggacccccctcccccagaggaTCCTGAGCGCCTCGAGGCTGTCACCCGACTAGAGCAGAGCAGGCTGGGAAATGGGGTCCGGAATCCAACATCCGGGCCCTCAAGTACCCAGGGGCTCTGCGTCCCCATAGTCCCGCTGCCCCCGTCCCGCCACCTTCCGGGGCAGCATGTGGAGCAGTCTGCGCCGCCCTTTCGGGAACCTCGGTGCCCCTTCCCCTGGCCCTGCCTTCGGACCCTTTCCTTGCCTCACCCCGTTCTCAGGGACCCCGTCGGCTTGCACCCCTGTCGATCTGGGACCCGGCCTGAGCGTGCAGTCCCCAACGACTGCTGACTTTGTGCCCAGAGGGCACAGGGAATGAGCCCTGCCACGCCCCAGCTGAGGTCACAAGGGTGCAGCTGGAGTCGTCACAGAGGCGCCAGGAgcacccctcccccctcccaacggGGCCACCTCCCCTAGGTCTGGTCATTCCCCTCCACCCTGGGCTCGCTCGCCATTCTTTCTGGGTCCTCCAATGATCTCGCCTTTAACTATCAGCCTAAACCAGCTAGACAGACATTCGCCATCCTAATCTCTGCCCCATCCCGActggatgaccctgagcaagtcattttagtTCTCAGGGCTCTAGGGGAGACTAGAAGGTGCAGGGAAGGTCCTGACCAGCCCTAGAAGGAGTCTTCTCACCTGGACGGTCCTGCACCAATAAAATCTCAGGTCCAGGTCTGAGCCCTGTTTgtgtacacagtaggcactaaataaatgcttgcgcAGGGTGGGCAGGGTCTGAATTCCCTGAGGGAGAGCTAGTGCTGCATCCTTTATTCTTTCCCAGAATCCCCAAGTGAATCATAGTTGAAGTTAAATCTTCTTTACAATAAACCTGACACCCATCATCTAGCCTGGGCTTGTAGACCCCTCAGCAATGAGCAACTCACTCTTTCCCAAGGGAGCCCATACCTCTGAGCTCCCTCTCCCACATCTACAAGCCCTTTTAGTGGGACATGGGGCAGGCTGCTCCTGGGCCTGGGAAAGGGGCAGTGGAGTCAGGCCATACGAATGGGGGAGCATGTTATGATCCTGGCCCAGGTTTATTATCAGTCAGTCAATCTACATCTAACaagtgtctgctatgtgccaggcatcttGGTAGGACACCGAggttaaaaagaaaggcaaatgtcCATTGCTGCCCTtgagaagctcacagtctaacaggGAGACAGCATGGAAAGAACTAAATAGAAACAAGATGTGTACAAAGCAAACTGGGGGGATTTGACAGAGGGGCTGCACTAACAGAGGGGAAGCAGGAAAGGCTTTGTGTAGAAGGTAAgactttagctgggacttgaaggaagctgaggaagccaggaagactGTCACTGTGCTGCCCTCTACCCCCTTCCCAATgacttgtcttatttattttgtgcTGATTCCTGTCTATGACTCCCTGTCTTGTCATCAGGTTTCTGATCCCATTGACTATCTTCAGAGTCACCTAATACTGTCCAACATCCACCGAGAATGCTGTGGTTAGGAAGGCTCTCCCTGAAAAAGAGACTATGGCAGTTTCATGCTGTTTCCTAGCCTCTTACTGTGTCTCCTCTATACTATAGTCCTCAGCTGAGGCAACATCTTCAGAGCagctataccagtgatggtgaacctacaGAACAGGTGCCAAAGACGGCATGcaaagcactctctgtgggcacctcTCACCCCTCAGAGTTTGTTACTGGAAAGGCAGAgtagtgtgatattgaaatctCTAAGtaccaagtatctctattgctattgatcaggaaatagctaaatcctatcttctaaagaatggtctgaataggggtgagtagttttgaaattcacagtagaaaggaaagaaagagaggaaatggccaacccttccaatatctctgccaagaaaacctcagatggagGCGTGGAAAGTTGGACGCGActaaaaagtgactgaacaacacctTAGAGGTTGTCACtgggctgttgtgaagattgaatgaggtaatatttgtaaagcccttagcacagtacctggcacatcaCAGGTACcatctaaatgttagctattattaactgTACAAACAAGATCTATACAGTATAACTTGGAGGAAAGGCGCTAACATTAAGGGGGAGCAGGATTCTGCAAAAGGCTTTTGGTGTTATATTcaacactttaaaaaatccttagtaacaactttaagacaaaagggcaagggctgagcaaatggggttaaatgatttgcccagggtcatatgcctgggaaatgtctgaggcccaattCGAACCCAGGTCCATCCATTGTGTCAACTATAGCTACTCCACTTTTCATGTGTTACCTAGAGATCACACTGGCAGAATCAATCACCTCCCAGGGCTGGGTTCAAATACCCACAACAAAGTGGCATATTTGGTTTGTTGTCAGGTGGTGTCCGATGCCCAAAGCTCATTCTAATCCAGTTCATTATAAACTGAGCATGGCTGGATTTACCTTTTCTTTGAAGGCCTTTATCAAGGGTTCTTAATCTCCATTTGGTCCTAGATCCCTTTGGTATCCTGGCAAAGCTTAAGTATGGTCCCTTTCTCTGAATATGGCCCAGCAGACCTGGACGCCATGCCAGGGGTTCAAGTCCTAGCTCGTTGGATCAATTAAGTCT from Monodelphis domestica isolate mMonDom1 chromosome 4, mMonDom1.pri, whole genome shotgun sequence includes these protein-coding regions:
- the DKKL1 gene encoding dickkopf-like protein 1 isoform X3, coding for MWPQPLLMLLLLLAATPEDQAAPVSILEHARGHSHSVGGPDTSEGPELGPMGLLGIHSLFRSLNRLLFREDLLRGMDTLTPSLDLRSLPSNYHKEDQKQGHLGNSTVYSHHQIDKVTDNQTGDVMISEKVVAAIGPSEGNSEDNWKAPEDEENELPQALPSSGLSSFRAETQPRVSFWIIKLPHRMGQVESQPGSGWLSEKRHRLQAIRDGLREGAHEEAPFRFHPRRAHFFYLLKPPRKL
- the DKKL1 gene encoding dickkopf-like protein 1 isoform X1, which produces MGTQSPWVLEGPDVGFRTPFPSLLCSSRVTASRRSGSSGGGGSTAEGAWRGTGPGGCAWSGGGFSRSAARVCGVSHRPRPAMWPQPLLMLLLLLAATPEDQAAPVSILEHARGHSHSVGGPDTSEGPELGPMGLLGIHSLFRSLNRLLFREDLLRGMDTLTPSLDLRSLPSNYHKEDQKQGHLGNSTVYSHHQIDKVTDNQTGDVMISEKVVAAIGPSEGNSEDNWKAPEDEENELPQALPSSGLSSFRAETQPRVSFWIIKLPHRMGQVESQPGSGWLSEKRHRLQAIRDGLREGAHEEAPFRFHPRRAHFFYLLKPPRKL
- the DKKL1 gene encoding dickkopf-like protein 1 isoform X2, yielding MGTQSPWVLEGPDVGFRTPFPSLLCSSRVTASRRSGSSGGGGSTAEGAWRGTGPGGCAWSGGGFSRSAARVCGVSHRPRPAMWPQPLLMLLLLLAATPEDQAAPVSILEHARGHSHSVGGPDTSEGPELGPMGLLGIHSLFRSLNRLLFREDLLRGMDTLTPSLDLRSLPSNYHKEDQKQGHLGNSTVYSHHQIDKAPEDEENELPQALPSSGLSSFRAETQPRVSFWIIKLPHRMGQVESQPGSGWLSEKRHRLQAIRDGLREGAHEEAPFRFHPRRAHFFYLLKPPRKL